The following are encoded in a window of Coregonus clupeaformis isolate EN_2021a chromosome 34, ASM2061545v1, whole genome shotgun sequence genomic DNA:
- the LOC121549741 gene encoding proteasome activator complex subunit 2, with translation MSKSSVLKIKSVNTVKVENFRQSLYQQADYLFSNYIPLKISQLDNLLKEDDLNIPDLSTLQAPLDIPIPDPPTAEDEEMETDKNDDDDKKKKKKAPSCGFIKGNEKIVKLLDRVKPEILALRESVITVSCWIQHLIPQIEDGNDFGVAIQEKILERIAAVKTKVDGFHTNINKYFSERGDAVAKASKLTHVMDYRALVHEKDEAVYSEIRVILLDIRGFYAELYDIISKNLEKVTNPKGEEKPSMY, from the exons ATGTCGAAATCGTCTGTACTAAAAATAAAAAGCGTCAACACAGTGAAG GTGGAGAACTTCCGCCAGTCTCTTTATCAACAG gcAGATTATCTGTTTTCCAACTACATCCCGTTGAAGATCTCTCAGCTGGACAACCTGCTGAAG GAGGATGATCTCAACATCCCAGACCTGTCCACTCTCCAAGCCCCTCTGGACATCCCCATACCAGACCCCCCCACTGCAGAGGATGAG GAAATGGAGACTGACaagaatgatgatgatgataagaagaagaagaagaaag CTCCAAGCTGTGGCTTCATCAAAGGGAATGAGAAGATTGTGAAGCTGCTGGACAGAGTGAAACCAGAGATCCTAGCACTGAGGGAGTCTGTCATTACA GTGTCCTGCTGGATTCAGCATCTCATCCCCCAAATAGAGGATGGGAATGACTTTGGCGTTGCAATCCAG GAGAAAATCTTGGAAAGAATCGCAGCAGTGAAGACAAAAGTGGACGGCTTCCACACCAACATTAACAA GTATTTTTCCGAGAGGGGTGATGCGGTGGCTAAAGCCTCCAAGTTAACGCATGTG ATGGACTACCGCGCTCTGGTCCATGAGAAGGATGAGGCTGTCTACTCTGAGATCAGAGTCATCCTCCTGGACATCCGTGGCTTCTAT gcGGAACTGTACGACATCATCAGCAAGAACCTGGAAAAAGTTACCAATCCGAAAGGAGAAGAGAAGCCCTCAATGTACTGA